The segment ATGGCTATACCCCGCACGTGGTCGAAGTGGCCGATCCGGACGACACGGCGCCGACGCATCAGCGGATGGCCGAGGTGCTCGACACCTGCATGGCGAGTCTTGCCGCGATCCGCGAGCAAGCCGCCGCCGAGCGCGCGCGCGGCGAGGCGTTGTCGCGTCCGCGCTGGCCGATGATCATCCTGAAAAGCCCCAAGGGCTGGACCGGACCGAAGAATATTGACGGCAAAAAAGTCGAAGGCTATTGGCGCAGCCACCAGGTGCCGTTCTCCGATATGACGCCAGAGCATGTCGCCGCCCTGGAAAAATGGCTCAAGAGTTACCATCCGGAAGAACTGTTCACCCGCGACGGCGCCCTGATGCCGGCGCTCTCCGAACTGGCCCCCGAAGGCGCGCTGCGCATGGGCGCCAATCCCTGCGTGCATGGTCTGGTGTCCCGTGATCTGAAAATGCCGGACTTCCGCCAGTACGCGATCGATGTCGACGTTCCCGGCACCCGTGTCGCCGAGGCGACGCGGGTGATGGGCAAGCTGTTGCGCGATGTGATGCGCGACAATGCCGCCGCGCGCAACTTCCGCCTGTTCGGTCCGGACGAGACCGCCTCCAACCGTCTTAACGATGTGTACGACGTGTCGGGCAAGGCGTGGATGGCCGGTGTCCATGCCGAGGATGAGGACAACGACCTGCTGCAGCAGAACGGCCGCGTCATGGAGATCCTGTCGGAGCATACCTGCCAGGGCTGGCTCGAGGGTTATCTGTTGACCGGGCGGCACGGGCTGTTCAGCTGCTATGAGGCGTTCATTCATGTCATCGACTCGATGTTCAACCAGCACGCCAAATGGCTGAAGGTGACGCGCGACATGCACTGGCGAAAGCCGCTGCCGTCGCTCAACTACCTGCTGACCAGCCATGTCTGGCGCCAGGACCACAACGGTTTCAGTCACCAGGATCCGGGCTTCCTCGATCACGTGGTGAACAAGAAGTCCGAAGTCATTCGGGTTTACCTGCCGCCCGATGCCAATACCCTGCTGTGCGTGACCGACCACTGTCTGCGTTCGCGTCATTATGTGAACGTGATCGTGGCGGGCAAGCAGCCGGCGCTGCAATACCTGACCGTCGATCAGGCGATCCGGCATTGCACCAAGGGGCTGGGCATCTGGGAGTGGGCGAGCACGGACGCGGGTGTCGAGCCCGATGTGGTGATCGCGTCGGCCGGCGATGTGCCGACAATGGAAGCGCTGGCGGCGACCCGGTTGCTGAACGAGCATTTCCCGGACCTGAAGATCCGATTCGTCAACGTGGTGGACCTGATGACGCTGCAACCGTCCAGCGAACATCCGCACGGCCTGGACGATCACGAGTTCGATGCGTTGTTCACCACCGACAAGCCGATCATTTTCGCGTTCCATGGCTATCCGTGGCTGATCCATCGTCTGACCTACCGCCGTCGCGGCCATGACAATCTGCATGTCCGAGGCTATGTGGAGGAGGGCACCACGACCACGCCGTTCGACATGGTGGTGCTCAACCAGGTGGACCGCTTCAACCTGGCCATCGACGTGATCGACCGGGTACCGCGTCTTGCCAACCGCAGCGCGCACGTGCGCCAGCTCTTCCTCGACAAACTGATCGAGCACAAGAACTACATTCATGCGGCCGGCGATGACATGCCGGAAATCAAGAACTGGACCTGGAGCAAGCCGTAGGCGGGTTTGGGCCGGTTTGCCGTCGGGGCGTCTTCGGACGCCCTTTTTCTTTGTCGAAGAGCGTGGCTGAAAACTGCAAGTCATATCCGGCGTCCTGCGCGACACTGTGCCAAAAGGAGCCTATGACATGAACCACCATACCAAGCAAACCGCCCGGGATCTTTGTGACGCCCGGTTTTTCGGGGGCGAGGCCGACATCGACACGGCGTTCGCGGATCCCGTCCAACGCGAACGGGTCATCGAATCCTGCCGCCAGGCGATCGAAGGCGGCGAAGTGCTGGCCACGTTGCTCGGCATCGGACCCGCCGATCTCGAGGAGATTTACAGCCGGGGTTTTCAGGCCTACATGGTCTGCGATTTCGAGAAGGCCGCGCTGGATTTTGCCAGTGCCACGCTGCTGCAGCCCTACGACCGGCGTTTTCACATGGGGTTCGCCAGCAGTCTGCAGCAGCTGGGCCATCATCAGGACGCCCTGCAGTTCTTTTTGCATGCCACCCACCTGCAATCGGACGATCCGGGCGCGGTGTTCCGCATCGGCGAATGCCTGATCGCGCTGGAGAATCCGGAAGAGGCCATCGAAGCGTTCGAGGTGACGCTGGAATTGTGCGCGGCGGATGACCGGCACACCGCGCTGGCCGGCAAGACGGTGGAATACCTTGAGCAACTGCGCCGATAGGAAAAAATCATGAGTAAAGTGGATTCGGTGTGCTCATCAATTCAGTCGGGTGGTTCATTGCCAGCGGAAGACGTTTTGAAAGAGAAAACAAACGCTCTGCGAAACCCATCCCCCGACACGGTTTCACTGGATACGCCGGTAGAACAGCCTGCCGCTGTCCGTCCGGACGACGTCAGGAAGCGCGCTACCCGGGCCCAGAAAACCGCTGCGTGGTTGGGGCTGACCAAGCGTCTGGCGATGTTGGCGCTCGGCAGTCTGGCGCTGGTCGGCAGCGCGGTTTCCATCCCGTTCACCGGACCGATCGGCATCGCCGGAACGGCGCTCTCCGGAGTGGGCGTCGCGCTGGCTGTGGCGGATGTCGCCGTGGCGCTGAAAACCTTGGTGGGCGTGCATCGCGACGGCTCGTCCGGCGGCGGCAACGATGCTTTGGCATCGTTTCTGATGTGGGTGTCCGGCAAGCTTGGCAAGCCGCTCGATGCTCCCCGGGCGGAAATGATCTCGTTCATGGCCCGCCTGGCGCTCGGTACCGTGTCGACCGCGGTCGGCGCCCTCGGCACCCAGGGGCTGGTTCATGCCGGCGCGGCATTCGATAAACTGGAGCATTACGGGCCTATGGTGCTTAATGCCGTCTCGACCGTGCTGCTCGGGCTGGAGATCATGTTCAGCAGTGTCGCCGCGCGTGGAGCGTTCGCGGCGAAAGAACGCGCCACTAACGAACGGGAATACCGGCTTCGTGAGGAGCGCGATGCCTTGCGCGCTCGACTGGACGCCTTGGAGGACGGGCGGGCCTCCAAAGAAGGCTTGGTCGTTTCCCTGGCCGCGAATGTCGGCGAGCTGGAAAAACACTATGCGCTCTGGAGTCAGGGTAAAGGGGTGATCATGCCCTGCTAAGCGAGGTTATCGCGCTTGAACGGAGTCCGGGTAATTCCTAGAGTGAAATTCCAAGAGGTTACGCAAGGAGGTTCGCCATGAATGTGTCAAATGAGGCGCCCGCCCGGCCGGACGAGCGCGACCTGGTGGTCACACGGCTGATCCGGGCTCCACGCGACAAGGTGTTCCGTGCCTGGACCGACCCGGAGTGGCTGAAATTGTGGTTCGCGCCCAACCCCTGGACCGTGACGGTTGCCGAAGCGGATGTCCGTCCGGGTGGCGCGAGCCGGATCGTCATGCGCTCGCCCGAGGGCGAGGCGTTTCCGGCGCACGGCGTGTATCTGGAAGTGGTGCCCAACGAGCGGCTGGTGTTCACCGATGCCTATGTCCAGGCCTGGGAACCCTCCGCCAAACCCTTCATGACCGTGATCGTGACGCTGTCCGACGAGGAGGGGCAGACCCGCTACACCGCGCGGGTACGGCACTGGACCGTGGAGGACCGCGAAGCGCACGAAAAGATGGGATTTCACGAGGGCTGGTCGCAGTGCGCCGCGCAATTGGCGCAGTTGGTCGAAAACCATTGAAACGGGAACGAAAAGGGCCGGCGGACCGGCCCGGTTCTGTGGGGCGAGGCGGAGCTAGGCCGTGGCCGAGATGCGGTTGGCCGGAGTGGTCGTCGATTCGGGCAGTACCGAGGTCTGCGCGCTCTGGTATTGGGCAACGGCCTGCAGGCTCGCCTGGCTGGCAGGCGGGGTCCGGGCCGGGCGCTGCGCCTCTTCCGCTCTCCGGGAGGCGGTGTCCGCCTCGCGGGTCTGCCGGGCTTCGCGCTGCTGGCTGGCCTGGGTGTTCTGACGCGCGGCCTGGGCGCGATCGGTTTGCGCCTGATTATCGGTCCGGTTCTGGAGGTTTTCCGGGCTGCCGGGGGTGGCGACCGCCTGGCGGGTGTCGGTTTTCACCGCCGGAGAAGGCTGGGTCGGCGCCTGGGTGAGGCTTTGCGTCTTGCTGGCGGTCAACTGGCGGTTAAGCTCGTCGGCGACCCGGTTGGTGTCGGCGTTCTGCCTGGGCTGCGCGGACGAGGCGACCGCGGCTTCCGCCGCGCGTGTCTCGCCGGCGCGGGCGGCCGCGCCGCCTTGCTGGTCGGCGGCTTCGTTCCTGCGCACCGTGGTCGACGGGTACGCGCTTTGCAACTGGCTGGTGGCGGTAATGGGAGTCATGGCAATCCCCTTGCGGAGTTATCAGCTTGATTCTAGTGCATATTTCCCGCCATGACGAAAAATTCCGTCATAACGGCGCCGGTCTTGCGCGGATTGTGTTGCGCCGGGGGCAACACAATCAGTCTGTCAGCACCAGCGCCATCATGCGTTCGGCCAATTGGTCGACGGTCAGCTCCCCATCCTCGCGGTACCACTGGACGGACCAATGCAGGCTGCCAAGCAAGGTGCGGCGCAGCAGGCGGGTATCGGTCTTGACCAGGCCCTGGCTTGCGGCTTCGTCGAGCACGCTCTGCCACAGCGCTTCGTAGCGGTCGCGCAGCACAATCAGACCGGGGCGGGACGATTCCGATACACTGCGCCATTCGTAGAGCATGACCTCGAGCGCGGCCTGGTTGTCGCCCAACAGCGAATTGAGATGGACGTGGAACAGCGCCGCGAGTTTTTCCCGCGCGCTGCGCGCGGCGGCGATGGCCTCGGCGAGCTGTTCGGTGGTGCGGCTGAT is part of the Paludibacterium paludis genome and harbors:
- a CDS encoding phosphoketolase family protein, encoding MTNPLTSAELDLMHAWWRAANYLSVGQIYLKDNPLLLEPLKREHVKPRLMGHWGTTPGLNFIYVHLNRLIRRERQPMIYITGPGHGGPGLVANTWLEGTYSEIYPDVDHSLEGMKKLFKQFSFPGGIPSHVAPETPGSMHEGGELGYALSHAFGAAFDNPGQVVVAVVGDGEAETGPLATSWHSNKFLNPIDDGAVLPILHLNGYKINNPTVLARLDDAELLDLFRGYGYTPHVVEVADPDDTAPTHQRMAEVLDTCMASLAAIREQAAAERARGEALSRPRWPMIILKSPKGWTGPKNIDGKKVEGYWRSHQVPFSDMTPEHVAALEKWLKSYHPEELFTRDGALMPALSELAPEGALRMGANPCVHGLVSRDLKMPDFRQYAIDVDVPGTRVAEATRVMGKLLRDVMRDNAAARNFRLFGPDETASNRLNDVYDVSGKAWMAGVHAEDEDNDLLQQNGRVMEILSEHTCQGWLEGYLLTGRHGLFSCYEAFIHVIDSMFNQHAKWLKVTRDMHWRKPLPSLNYLLTSHVWRQDHNGFSHQDPGFLDHVVNKKSEVIRVYLPPDANTLLCVTDHCLRSRHYVNVIVAGKQPALQYLTVDQAIRHCTKGLGIWEWASTDAGVEPDVVIASAGDVPTMEALAATRLLNEHFPDLKIRFVNVVDLMTLQPSSEHPHGLDDHEFDALFTTDKPIIFAFHGYPWLIHRLTYRRRGHDNLHVRGYVEEGTTTTPFDMVVLNQVDRFNLAIDVIDRVPRLANRSAHVRQLFLDKLIEHKNYIHAAGDDMPEIKNWTWSKP
- a CDS encoding SycD/LcrH family type III secretion system chaperone; the protein is MNHHTKQTARDLCDARFFGGEADIDTAFADPVQRERVIESCRQAIEGGEVLATLLGIGPADLEEIYSRGFQAYMVCDFEKAALDFASATLLQPYDRRFHMGFASSLQQLGHHQDALQFFLHATHLQSDDPGAVFRIGECLIALENPEEAIEAFEVTLELCAADDRHTALAGKTVEYLEQLRR
- a CDS encoding SRPBCC family protein — encoded protein: MNVSNEAPARPDERDLVVTRLIRAPRDKVFRAWTDPEWLKLWFAPNPWTVTVAEADVRPGGASRIVMRSPEGEAFPAHGVYLEVVPNERLVFTDAYVQAWEPSAKPFMTVIVTLSDEEGQTRYTARVRHWTVEDREAHEKMGFHEGWSQCAAQLAQLVENH
- a CDS encoding TetR/AcrR family transcriptional regulator, whose translation is MKTLETLNVSPPEENSRRRELIEAAARLFRDQGYERTTVRDLGNAVGLQSGSLFYHFRTKEEILVAVMALGISRTTEQLAEAIAAARSAREKLAALFHVHLNSLLGDNQAALEVMLYEWRSVSESSRPGLIVLRDRYEALWQSVLDEAASQGLVKTDTRLLRRTLLGSLHWSVQWYREDGELTVDQLAERMMALVLTD